From one Streptomyces sp. N50 genomic stretch:
- a CDS encoding amino acid permease, translated as MSAFSNYAVSFTIISVLSGCLTLYLFGMNTGGPAVIMWGWVAVGLMTLFVGLSMAEICSAYPTSAGLYFWAHRLAPPRTAAAWAWFTGWFNVLGQVAVTAGIDFGAASFLGAYLNLQFDFKVTPGRTVLLFAAILILHGLLNTFGVKIVAILNNVSVWWHVLGVGVIVGALTFVPDHHQSTTFVFTKFVNNTGWGSGVYVVLLGLLMAQYTFTGYDASAHMTEETHDASTAGPKGIVRSIWTSWIAGFVLLLGFTYAIQSYDKELGSATGAPPAQILLDALGATAGKLLLLVVIGAQLFCGMASVTANSRMIYAFSRDGALPFSRVWHTVSPRTRTPVAAVWLAAAGALVLGLPYLINVTAYAAVTSIAVIGLYIAYVIPTLLRLGKGDDFQRGPWHLGRWSRLIGTVSVVWVIVITVLFMLPQVSPVTWESFNYAPVAVLVVLGFAAAWWFASAQHWFLNPEHARTKAREAARAGAPEPVDP; from the coding sequence ATGTCGGCGTTCTCCAACTACGCGGTCTCCTTCACGATCATCTCGGTCCTGTCCGGCTGCCTGACCCTCTACCTCTTCGGCATGAACACGGGCGGCCCGGCCGTGATCATGTGGGGCTGGGTGGCCGTAGGCCTGATGACGCTGTTCGTCGGCCTGTCGATGGCCGAGATCTGCTCGGCCTACCCGACGTCGGCGGGCCTGTACTTCTGGGCCCACCGCCTGGCGCCCCCGCGCACGGCGGCGGCCTGGGCGTGGTTCACGGGCTGGTTCAACGTCCTCGGCCAGGTCGCGGTGACCGCGGGCATCGACTTCGGCGCGGCGTCGTTCCTGGGCGCGTACCTGAACCTGCAGTTCGACTTCAAGGTGACGCCGGGTCGGACGGTGCTCCTGTTCGCGGCGATCCTGATCCTCCACGGCCTCCTGAACACCTTCGGCGTGAAGATCGTCGCCATCCTCAACAACGTGAGCGTGTGGTGGCACGTGCTGGGGGTGGGCGTGATCGTAGGGGCGCTCACCTTCGTCCCCGACCACCACCAGTCGACGACGTTCGTCTTCACGAAGTTCGTGAACAACACGGGCTGGGGCAGCGGGGTCTACGTCGTCCTGCTGGGCCTGCTCATGGCGCAGTACACCTTCACCGGCTACGACGCCTCCGCCCACATGACGGAGGAGACCCACGACGCGTCGACGGCCGGCCCGAAGGGCATCGTCCGCTCGATCTGGACGTCGTGGATAGCAGGCTTCGTCCTGCTCCTGGGCTTCACGTACGCGATCCAGTCGTACGACAAGGAGCTGGGCTCGGCGACGGGGGCACCGCCGGCGCAGATCCTCCTCGACGCGCTGGGAGCGACGGCGGGGAAGCTGCTGCTCCTGGTGGTGATCGGCGCGCAACTGTTCTGCGGGATGGCGTCGGTGACCGCCAACAGCCGTATGATCTACGCCTTTTCACGCGACGGCGCGCTCCCGTTCTCGCGCGTCTGGCACACGGTGAGCCCGCGCACGCGGACGCCGGTCGCGGCGGTGTGGCTGGCGGCGGCGGGCGCGTTGGTGCTCGGCCTCCCCTACCTGATCAATGTCACGGCGTACGCGGCGGTGACGTCGATCGCGGTGATCGGCCTGTACATCGCGTACGTCATCCCGACCCTCCTACGGCTGGGCAAGGGGGACGACTTCCAGCGCGGGCCGTGGCATCTGGGCCGGTGGTCGCGGCTGATCGGCACGGTGTCGGTGGTGTGGGTGATCGTGATCACCGTGCTGTTCATGCTGCCGCAGGTGTCGCCGGTCACGTGGGAGTCCTTCAACTACGCGCCGGTGGCGGTCCTGGTCGTCCTGGGTTTCGCGGCGGCCTGGTGGTTCGCCTCGGCCCAGCACTGGTTCCTGAACCCGGAACACGCCCGCACGAAGGCGCGGGAGGCGGCGCGGGCGGGGGCGCCCGAACCGGTTGATCCGTAA
- a CDS encoding ABC transporter ATP-binding protein: MNTASPPIVLGEGLAFRYAAGGGLSRADLALRAGTMAAVEGPSGSGKSTLLALLGLILSPSAGSLHIAGTDTGALSPADRDALRLRSIGIVLQDLGLLTFLNAWENVAAAFGPRLSRHRTTARALLGDLGMEHLADSPVTELSGGQRQRIAVARAAVKEPLLVLADEPTSGLDPKNANSVMDSLRSCAERGAAVLLVTHASAVAEACDQRYVLDDGVLSPVREENLRQGSARRETLG; this comes from the coding sequence ATGAACACCGCCTCCCCGCCGATCGTCCTGGGCGAAGGCCTGGCCTTCAGATACGCGGCCGGTGGTGGTCTGAGCCGGGCTGATCTCGCCCTCCGGGCGGGAACGATGGCCGCCGTCGAGGGGCCGTCCGGCTCGGGCAAGAGCACCCTGCTCGCCCTCCTCGGGCTCATCCTCTCGCCGAGCGCGGGCTCCCTCCATATCGCCGGCACGGACACCGGCGCACTGTCACCCGCCGACCGGGACGCGCTGCGCCTGCGCTCGATCGGCATCGTGCTGCAGGACCTCGGGCTCCTCACGTTCCTCAACGCCTGGGAGAACGTCGCCGCCGCCTTCGGACCGCGGCTGTCGAGGCACCGTACGACGGCCCGGGCGCTGCTCGGCGACCTCGGCATGGAGCACCTGGCCGACTCCCCGGTCACCGAACTCTCCGGCGGCCAGCGGCAGCGCATCGCGGTGGCCCGGGCGGCCGTGAAGGAACCGCTGCTCGTCCTCGCCGACGAGCCGACCTCGGGACTGGACCCGAAGAACGCCAACTCCGTGATGGATTCGCTGCGTTCGTGCGCGGAACGGGGCGCGGCCGTACTGCTCGTCACGCACGCATCGGCGGTCGCCGAGGCCTGCGATCAGCGCTATGTGCTGGACGACGGCGTGCTGTCGCCCGTCCGCGAGGAGAACCTCCGTCAGGGAAGTGCCCGTAGGGAGACGCTGGGATGA
- a CDS encoding leucine-rich repeat domain-containing protein, whose translation MPHVLNLWRQQLGKVPESVWRRTELQVLILADNGLTDLPPAIGRLHGLTTLDLGHNHLASLPDELGDLTALDGCLYLHDNDLAELPHTLGNLTRLRYLNVGENTLTALPEAIGRMAGLVELRAQHNRLTTLPDTIGALGTLRELWLRGNEITRLPSSVADLHELRHLDLRENALAELPQELADLPLLRQLDLRSNRLTVLPDWVAAMPSLEKLDLRWNDCDPSAGLLTELERRGCVVLS comes from the coding sequence GTGCCCCACGTATTGAACTTATGGCGTCAACAGCTCGGAAAAGTACCCGAGTCGGTCTGGCGGCGCACCGAACTCCAGGTCCTGATCCTCGCGGACAACGGGCTCACCGATCTCCCGCCCGCGATCGGACGCCTGCACGGGCTGACCACCCTGGACCTCGGTCACAACCACCTCGCCTCGCTCCCCGACGAACTCGGCGACCTGACCGCCCTCGACGGCTGCCTCTACCTGCACGACAACGACCTGGCCGAACTCCCGCACACCCTGGGGAACTTGACCCGCCTGCGCTATCTCAACGTCGGCGAGAACACCCTCACCGCCTTGCCCGAGGCCATCGGCCGCATGGCCGGACTCGTCGAACTCCGCGCCCAGCACAACCGGCTGACCACCCTGCCCGACACCATCGGCGCCCTCGGCACCCTGCGCGAACTCTGGCTCCGGGGCAACGAGATCACCCGCCTCCCGTCATCCGTGGCCGACCTCCACGAACTCCGTCACCTGGACCTACGGGAGAACGCCCTCGCCGAACTCCCGCAGGAACTGGCCGACTTGCCCCTCCTCCGCCAACTCGACCTCCGAAGCAATCGCCTCACTGTGCTGCCGGACTGGGTGGCGGCCATGCCGTCGCTGGAGAAGCTGGACCTGCGGTGGAACGACTGTGACCCGTCCGCGGGGCTGCTGACGGAGTTGGAGCGGCGCGGGTGCGTCGTACTCTCGTGA
- a CDS encoding serine hydrolase domain-containing protein yields MDSDSVRGVGRRRLLGWSGLAAVGGVAGASLVGAEPGYAAEPGFADQGRHAAQVSTGHASTAPIPPDTRPGGAYDRYVAKLAAEGRFSGVVLLSHRGRTVLSRGYGMADEEKGIANHEGVAFSLSSAGKPFGTVAVLQLAQQGKVKLSDPVGTHLKGLAKEIAEQVTVHHLLSGTSGLDVADEDVRRVFRSRDEVHAYYERRARQARLVGVPGLPDTDHEEAEVTLSALIVEAVSGRSYWDHVRENVFARCGMTGSGFYTRPQWLTDGHIAHPYMELADGSVVDAVRDLDESSPDPNVLGKNPGRAFVDAPGDGGFATAPDLVRFAHALGDGTLLDRPWADVLTAAKIPQGPASFGAYGIPVSIVGGQWMYQRAGGNPGVGANWDIYPDTGWVGVILSNRDGVPLQEMIGQEAQAITGAPVDGGSGG; encoded by the coding sequence ATGGACTCGGATTCCGTACGCGGTGTCGGTCGGCGGAGGCTGCTCGGATGGAGCGGGCTGGCGGCCGTCGGCGGGGTGGCAGGCGCGTCGCTGGTGGGCGCCGAGCCCGGTTACGCCGCCGAGCCCGGTTTCGCCGACCAGGGCCGTCACGCGGCCCAGGTCTCGACCGGTCACGCCTCGACCGCCCCGATCCCGCCCGACACCCGCCCCGGCGGCGCCTACGATCGGTACGTGGCGAAGCTGGCCGCCGAGGGCAGGTTCTCCGGTGTGGTGCTGCTGTCGCACCGGGGCCGGACCGTGCTGTCCCGCGGCTACGGCATGGCCGACGAGGAGAAGGGGATCGCCAACCACGAGGGCGTCGCGTTCAGCCTCAGTTCGGCGGGGAAGCCGTTCGGCACGGTGGCCGTGCTGCAGTTGGCGCAGCAGGGCAAGGTGAAGCTGTCGGACCCGGTGGGCACCCATCTGAAGGGCCTCGCCAAGGAGATCGCCGAGCAGGTGACCGTCCACCACCTGTTGTCCGGCACCTCCGGGCTGGACGTCGCCGACGAGGACGTACGACGGGTCTTCCGGAGCCGGGACGAGGTGCACGCGTACTACGAGCGGCGGGCCCGGCAGGCGAGACTCGTGGGTGTCCCGGGCCTTCCCGACACCGACCACGAGGAGGCGGAGGTCACCCTCTCCGCGCTGATCGTGGAGGCCGTGAGCGGTCGGTCGTACTGGGACCACGTGCGGGAGAACGTCTTCGCGCGCTGCGGCATGACCGGCTCCGGGTTCTACACGCGGCCGCAGTGGCTCACCGACGGGCACATCGCGCACCCGTACATGGAGCTGGCCGACGGCAGTGTGGTGGACGCCGTCCGCGACCTGGACGAGAGCAGCCCGGACCCGAACGTCCTCGGCAAGAATCCGGGCCGCGCCTTCGTCGACGCTCCCGGGGACGGCGGTTTCGCCACCGCGCCGGATCTGGTCCGGTTCGCGCACGCGCTGGGCGACGGCACGCTGCTGGACCGGCCCTGGGCCGACGTGCTCACCGCCGCCAAGATCCCCCAGGGACCGGCGTCGTTCGGGGCGTACGGGATCCCGGTCTCCATCGTGGGCGGCCAGTGGATGTACCAGCGCGCCGGCGGCAACCCCGGCGTCGGCGCCAACTGGGACATCTACCCGGACACCGGCTGGGTCGGCGTCATCCTCAGCAACCGCGACGGCGTGCCGCTCCAGGAGATGATCGGTCAGGAGGCGCAGGCCATCACCGGGGCTCCGGTGGACGGGGGTTCGGGGGGCTGA
- a CDS encoding ABC transporter permease produces MSRWSLYTWKRDGRSLRRALPTLTVLAALLTTSAGVAAGAAGAVERDVLGSGGLTQIELSSFEGDASVRPLTTSALREAARAKGVRQVVADYSSVLYAEENGTYDLASHTLTPGDDLPVTKGKVSAPLGPDEVVLPAVAQGTDFAPLLGRSVAFGYTRATGAASGTSAVIKLKIVALYDPSWQADGPGVAYLSQDTAALLAAARSGQPAEAFRDREGAQSAVVVVEHQRQVAAVTKSLQNKGFSASAVSDRVRNLPGLFGAADLAMRVGVLVLALGALALGVVRAADSARARIGQFAVLRILGSGRPELRRILLGEAVLSGGVAGVLGAAVGTALSASLAGPLSDVLGLPITVTDALPGPAWAGAALLLPAAGLAVGTLFGSREALRRDPYLTARAHS; encoded by the coding sequence ATGAGCCGCTGGAGTCTCTACACCTGGAAGCGCGACGGGCGTTCACTGCGCCGGGCGCTGCCCACCCTCACGGTCCTGGCCGCGCTGCTGACCACGTCCGCCGGGGTCGCGGCCGGTGCGGCGGGTGCCGTGGAGCGGGACGTACTGGGCTCCGGCGGGCTCACGCAGATCGAACTCTCCTCCTTCGAGGGCGATGCGTCGGTCCGCCCGCTCACCACCTCGGCACTGCGGGAGGCCGCGCGGGCAAAGGGAGTTCGGCAGGTCGTCGCCGACTACTCCTCCGTGCTGTACGCCGAGGAGAACGGGACGTACGACCTGGCGAGCCACACCCTGACCCCGGGTGACGATCTTCCGGTCACCAAGGGGAAGGTCTCCGCGCCGCTCGGCCCGGACGAGGTCGTGCTGCCCGCCGTCGCGCAGGGGACCGACTTCGCCCCGCTCCTCGGCCGGTCCGTCGCCTTCGGGTACACCAGGGCGACGGGCGCCGCGTCCGGCACCAGCGCTGTGATCAAGCTGAAGATCGTCGCCCTGTACGACCCGAGTTGGCAGGCCGACGGACCCGGCGTCGCCTATCTCTCGCAGGACACCGCCGCGTTGCTGGCCGCTGCCCGCTCCGGTCAGCCGGCGGAAGCCTTCCGGGACCGGGAGGGTGCGCAGTCCGCCGTCGTGGTGGTCGAGCACCAGCGGCAGGTGGCCGCGGTCACCAAGTCCCTGCAGAACAAGGGGTTTTCGGCCTCCGCGGTCTCCGACCGGGTCCGCAACCTGCCCGGTCTGTTCGGTGCGGCGGATCTCGCGATGCGCGTCGGGGTGCTGGTCCTGGCGCTCGGCGCGCTCGCGCTCGGTGTCGTCCGGGCCGCGGACAGCGCGCGGGCACGGATCGGCCAGTTCGCCGTTCTGCGGATCCTCGGTTCCGGACGGCCCGAACTACGCCGGATCCTGCTCGGCGAAGCCGTGCTGTCCGGTGGGGTGGCGGGGGTGCTCGGCGCGGCCGTCGGCACGGCGCTGTCCGCGTCGCTGGCCGGCCCGCTGAGCGATGTGCTCGGCCTGCCCATCACCGTCACGGACGCCCTGCCCGGGCCGGCCTGGGCCGGAGCGGCGCTGCTGCTGCCCGCTGCCGGCCTGGCCGTCGGCACCCTCTTCGGAAGCCGCGAAGCCCTCCGTCGGGACCCCTATCTCACCGCACGAGCGCACAGTTGA